From a region of the Rhipicephalus microplus isolate Deutch F79 chromosome X, USDA_Rmic, whole genome shotgun sequence genome:
- the LOC119175506 gene encoding adult-specific rigid cuticular protein 15.7, with protein sequence MLSQVIVFLGVAAVAFGGYAGGHHGGSSRTYRKQDDYGHYRFGYDIVNGYGAVNGRHEAGHAYGPVHGSYYLGDIDGRHRQVHYVADKLGFRAVVKTNEPGTKTSLPAAAPYITAHGKSVPAYGHGGYGGYGGFGYGGHGYGGYGYGGYGYGGYGYGGHGYYG encoded by the exons ATGCTCTCTCAG GTCATCGTCTTCCTAGGCGTTGCAGCGGTAGCTTTCGGCGGTTATGCTGGAGGACACCATGGTGGATCGAGCAGAACATACAGAAAGCAAGAT GACTACGGACACTACCGATTTGGCTACGACATCGTGAATGGCTACGGTGCTGTCAACGGTCGCCACGAAGCTGGACACGCATACGGCCCCGTGCATGGTTCCTACTACCTGGGCGACATTGACGGCCGCCACCGGCAGGTGCACTACGTGGCCGACAAGCTCGGCTTCCGCGCCGTCGTCAAGACCAACGAGCCTGGAACTAAGACCAGCCTACCCGCTGCAGCACCCTACATAACTGCCCACGGAAAAAGTGTCCCTGCCTACGGACATGGCGGATATGGCGGATACGGCGGTTTTGGATACGGTGGTCATGGCTACGGCGGTTACGGATACGGTGGCTATGGATACGGTGGCTATGGATACGGTGGACACGGATACTACGGTTAA
- the LOC119175507 gene encoding adult-specific rigid cuticular protein 15.7 — protein MIAKVATILSLAAMAAAGAIAPHGGFSTTHRKQDDFGRYSFGYNVVNGLGARNSRYETGAAYGPVVGSYSLADIDGRARRVDYVADKLGFRAVVRTNEPGTKTSLAAAAPYVSAKGPIVPSAGFGGGYFPFAGGYGGYGGFYG, from the exons ATGATCGCAAAG GTGGCAACTATCCTGAGCCTAGCAGCTATGGCTGCAGCCGGGGCCATAGCGCCACATGGAGGATTTAGTACAACTCACAGGAAGCAAGAT GACTTCGGACGCTACAGCTTCGGCTACAACGTGGTTAACGGCTTGGGAGCCAGGAACAGCCGCTACGAGACCGGCGCAGCGTATGGGCCTGTAGTGGGCAGCTACAGCCTCGCAGACATCGACGGCCGCGCCCGTCGCGTCGACTACGTGGCCGACAAACTGGGCTTCCGCGCCGTGGTGCGCACCAACGAGCCTGGCACCAAGACAAGCCTGGCCGCCGCAGCGCCTTATGTGTCCGCCAAGGGACCCATAGTTCCTTCGGCCGGATTCGGAGGAGGCTACTTCCCGTTCGCTGGCGGCTACGGAGGCTACGGTGGCTTCTACGGCTGA